In the genome of Fundulus heteroclitus isolate FHET01 unplaced genomic scaffold, MU-UCD_Fhet_4.1 scaffold_36, whole genome shotgun sequence, one region contains:
- the LOC110366884 gene encoding interferon-induced protein 44 isoform X2: MGQSQPKPEPPNPIFIKLWREIKWGDNQADLEFVKNYKPEFDDQTLRILLLGPEGAGKSSFINSVQSVLKDRIYSQALADSYSAATSFTREYITYKVHKEGKSFYPFVFCDIMGLSYEQGILEDDVKLALRGHVKEGYKFKPESHLPEGDESYEQVPKPKHKAHILVYVFSADTVECTVEEFIKKTRRIRLDASSQNIAQIAILTKIDKLCPEMKEDIKNVYILRKMKETMEKFSNELGIPMNCIFPVKNYHEEINMNEDINSLILSALKHIIQRGDDYFTFLHSRYEPS, encoded by the exons aTGGGTCAATCTCAGCCTAAGCCTGAACCTCCAAACCCAA tttttattaaattatggaGGGAAATAAAATGGGG AGACAACCAGGCTGATCTGGAATTTGTGAAGAACTACAAACCAGAGTTTGATGATCAGACTCTCCGGATTCTTCTGCTTGGACCAGAAGGTGCTGGGAAGTCCAGTTTCATCAACTCTGTCCAGAGTGTCCTAAAGGACCGGATTTACTCACAGGCTTTAGCAGATAGCTACTCAGCTGCTACGAGTTTCACTAGAGAG TACATAACCTACAAAGTGCACAAGGAGGGCAAGTCGTTCTACCCATTTGTCTTCTGTGACATCATGGGTCTGAGTTATGAACAGGGGATCTTGGAGGATGATGTCAAACTGGCTTTAAGGGGACATGTGAAGGAAGGATACAAG ttcaaacCTGAATCACATTTGCCTGAGGGGGATGAATCCTATGAGCAAGTTCCAAAACCCAAGCACAAGGCGCACATTCTGGTCTacgtattttctgcagacaCAGTGGAATGTACAGTGGAGGAATTTATAAAAAAGACAAGGAGGATCAGACTGGATGCCAGCAGTCAGA ACATTGCTCAGATTGCTATTCTCACAAAAATCGATAAACTCTGTCCTGAGATGAAAGAAGACATAAAGAACGTCTACATACTTCGCAAAATGAAAGAAACG atGGAGAAATTCAGTAATGAACTGGGTATTCCCATGAACTGCATCTTCCCTGTGAAGAACTACCATGAAGAAATCAACATGAACGAGGACATCAACTCCCTGATCCTCAGCGCCCTAAAGCACATCATCCAACGTGGAGACGACTACTTCACATTCCTCCACAGTCGATACGAACcttcataa
- the LOC110366884 gene encoding interferon-induced protein 44 isoform X1 encodes MGKTNFSHVCLHIYFIFPDMGQSQPKPEPPNPIFIKLWREIKWGDNQADLEFVKNYKPEFDDQTLRILLLGPEGAGKSSFINSVQSVLKDRIYSQALADSYSAATSFTREYITYKVHKEGKSFYPFVFCDIMGLSYEQGILEDDVKLALRGHVKEGYKFKPESHLPEGDESYEQVPKPKHKAHILVYVFSADTVECTVEEFIKKTRRIRLDASSQNIAQIAILTKIDKLCPEMKEDIKNVYILRKMKETMEKFSNELGIPMNCIFPVKNYHEEINMNEDINSLILSALKHIIQRGDDYFTFLHSRYEPS; translated from the exons ATGGGGAAAACTAATTTTTCTCATGTctgtttgcatatttattttatttttccagataTGGGTCAATCTCAGCCTAAGCCTGAACCTCCAAACCCAA tttttattaaattatggaGGGAAATAAAATGGGG AGACAACCAGGCTGATCTGGAATTTGTGAAGAACTACAAACCAGAGTTTGATGATCAGACTCTCCGGATTCTTCTGCTTGGACCAGAAGGTGCTGGGAAGTCCAGTTTCATCAACTCTGTCCAGAGTGTCCTAAAGGACCGGATTTACTCACAGGCTTTAGCAGATAGCTACTCAGCTGCTACGAGTTTCACTAGAGAG TACATAACCTACAAAGTGCACAAGGAGGGCAAGTCGTTCTACCCATTTGTCTTCTGTGACATCATGGGTCTGAGTTATGAACAGGGGATCTTGGAGGATGATGTCAAACTGGCTTTAAGGGGACATGTGAAGGAAGGATACAAG ttcaaacCTGAATCACATTTGCCTGAGGGGGATGAATCCTATGAGCAAGTTCCAAAACCCAAGCACAAGGCGCACATTCTGGTCTacgtattttctgcagacaCAGTGGAATGTACAGTGGAGGAATTTATAAAAAAGACAAGGAGGATCAGACTGGATGCCAGCAGTCAGA ACATTGCTCAGATTGCTATTCTCACAAAAATCGATAAACTCTGTCCTGAGATGAAAGAAGACATAAAGAACGTCTACATACTTCGCAAAATGAAAGAAACG atGGAGAAATTCAGTAATGAACTGGGTATTCCCATGAACTGCATCTTCCCTGTGAAGAACTACCATGAAGAAATCAACATGAACGAGGACATCAACTCCCTGATCCTCAGCGCCCTAAAGCACATCATCCAACGTGGAGACGACTACTTCACATTCCTCCACAGTCGATACGAACcttcataa